The genomic interval CTGAAGTTACGGACAACTGTCCTTCTGCCGGGGAGCATGGATGATGCGGATCAACCATTTTCAATATCGGGCTTCACACTGGTGGCATCGCCTGCTCTTGAGTTTCTTTGCCCTTCTCTTGCTCCTGGCGTTTTTCTTTTTCGCGATTTTTGCTTTGATTGCCGTTGGCATCCTAGGCCTGGCATGGAGCGTTCATCTCTGGTGGCGTCACCGGAGCCGAAGAAATTCCGTGCAACAGGATATTTTTGTCAAGGAATATCTGGTCTTGAGAGACAATTCAGAAGCACTTCCCAAAGATGAAGCGGATGGCCGACATTAAGGTAAACGGTTCACTCAGCACTCCGCGCAGCAAACCAGAAAGACCCGGCGACCATCGAGCCAGAGCCAGGCATTCTGTCGCATTGCCCCGGCAAGCCAGCAGGCCGTGCGCGGATCGAGCCCAGCGGCAAAGTAGTGTTGCTCCCACCACGAGGCACAGCCACCCCAGACCGTCACGGGCGCACCGCGGCCTACCCGCCGCAGCCGCCTTTCGAGTTGCCGATCTGCGCGAAGATTCCGCCAGAGGCCCTGGCGCTGGGAGTGGGGATTCCAGGCACCGAGAATCGCGCCATGGCGCCCGTGACACGACCCGCCAATCCTCCAGTTGAGTCTCAGGCTCGGACAGACGTAGCTGGAGCGCTGGTATGCTGAGATGAGTTCAGCCGTGTGGGCCGGCAGCGGAACGGACCGTTTTCGGGTAGTCCTGCGCTGCCAGGGCGAGGGCACGCGCCCATCCTTGCACCAGACGATCCAGGACTCCGCGCAGGGCTGCTCGTGACAGGGAAAAATCATTGACCAGAATCGCGAATACATAGGCCTGCTCGGGTTTGATGTAGAGGATGCCGGCAAGGGAGATGGC from Acidithiobacillus caldus ATCC 51756 carries:
- a CDS encoding DUF3293 domain-containing protein, which encodes MPSPWQRRTTRKRSVPLPAHTAELISAYQRSSYVCPSLRLNWRIGGSCHGRHGAILGAWNPHSQRQGLWRNLRADRQLERRLRRVGRGAPVTVWGGCASWWEQHYFAAGLDPRTACWLAGAMRQNAWLWLDGRRVFLVCCAEC